A genomic stretch from candidate division WOR-3 bacterium includes:
- the trxB gene encoding thioredoxin-disulfide reductase: MGEPEVLIVGAGPAGMTAGIYAARAGRRTVLIESELVGGQVAKTAIVENYPGFAEPIEAVELVARMEAQARRFGCQFETGEVTGIDRSAQGLEVKTTIGNFNPGAVIICTGTRPRPLGVEGEERFVGRGISYCAICDGPLFRDQAVAVVGGGDSALAEANYLTRFCSRVYLIHRRDEFRAAKVCQERTRQNPKIELLLSRVVTAFNGTSRLESLTIKDLKTGAVTTLPVAALFIYVGLAPNTAWCQGMLNLDEAGFIITDDSLQTSLPGVFAAGDVRRKALRQIATAVGDGALAAMMAHDYLNQHG; the protein is encoded by the coding sequence ATGGGTGAGCCTGAGGTACTGATTGTTGGTGCCGGTCCTGCTGGTATGACCGCGGGAATCTATGCCGCTCGTGCCGGCAGGCGGACCGTTTTGATTGAAAGTGAACTGGTTGGCGGTCAGGTGGCAAAGACCGCAATTGTGGAAAACTATCCCGGATTTGCGGAGCCGATTGAGGCGGTGGAACTGGTGGCGCGGATGGAGGCGCAGGCGCGGCGGTTCGGCTGCCAGTTTGAGACCGGTGAGGTTACCGGAATTGACCGCAGCGCCCAGGGTCTGGAGGTGAAGACAACAATCGGTAATTTTAATCCCGGTGCGGTAATCATCTGCACCGGTACCAGACCAAGGCCGCTCGGTGTGGAAGGTGAGGAGCGGTTTGTGGGCAGGGGGATATCGTACTGCGCGATATGCGATGGTCCGCTGTTTCGGGACCAGGCGGTGGCGGTGGTGGGCGGCGGTGATTCGGCGCTTGCTGAGGCGAACTATCTTACCCGTTTCTGCTCCCGGGTGTATCTTATTCACCGCCGGGATGAGTTTCGGGCGGCAAAGGTGTGTCAGGAGCGGACCAGACAGAACCCGAAGATTGAACTGCTCCTTTCCCGCGTGGTAACAGCGTTTAACGGCACCAGCCGGCTGGAGAGCCTAACGATAAAAGATTTGAAAACGGGCGCGGTGACGACTTTGCCGGTCGCGGCGCTCTTTATCTATGTCGGGCTCGCGCCCAACACCGCCTGGTGTCAGGGTATGCTCAACCTTGACGAAGCCGGCTTTATCATCACCGATGACAGTCTGCAAACCTCTCTGCCCGGGGTTTTTGCCGCCGGTGATGTCCGGCGGAAAGCGCTGCGCCAGATTGCGACCGCGGTCGGTGATGGTGCGCTGGCAGCGATGATGGCACACGACTATTTAAACCAGCACGGATAG
- the argF gene encoding ornithine carbamoyltransferase: protein MKKDLTSIADLTREEIVTLLDEAERLKAAVKKDKVLTHARGKMGVLIFEKPSLRTRVTFERALHQLGATSTYLSPTDIGLGTRESVPDVARNLSRWVDVIIARVFEHEKVTGLAQAATIPVINALSDLEHPCQILADLLTIRQHYGQLEGVTVAWTGDGNNVCHSLLLAAGIVGFNLNVATPKGFEPNSEISAQSREFAAKSGARLKFTYDPCEAVANADFIYTDVWASMGQEDEAEQRRQIFKPFQVNRTLLTKAKPTTKVLHCLPAHRGEEITDDVLDGPQAIVYDQAENRLHIQRAILARLLKDG, encoded by the coding sequence ATGAAGAAAGACTTAACATCAATTGCCGATTTAACCAGAGAAGAGATTGTGACGCTCCTGGATGAAGCGGAGCGGTTGAAGGCAGCGGTAAAAAAGGATAAGGTGCTCACCCACGCCCGGGGCAAGATGGGGGTGTTGATTTTTGAAAAGCCCAGTTTGCGCACCCGGGTGACATTTGAGCGGGCGTTGCATCAGCTGGGTGCGACCAGTACCTATTTGAGTCCGACCGATATCGGGCTCGGGACCAGGGAAAGTGTGCCCGATGTTGCCCGGAATCTGTCGCGCTGGGTTGATGTGATTATCGCCCGGGTTTTTGAACATGAAAAGGTCACCGGTCTGGCACAGGCGGCAACCATTCCGGTTATTAACGCCCTTTCTGACCTTGAGCACCCCTGCCAGATTCTTGCTGACCTTTTGACGATTCGCCAGCACTATGGCCAACTTGAGGGCGTAACGGTTGCCTGGACTGGTGATGGCAACAATGTGTGCCACTCTCTGCTCCTTGCTGCGGGTATTGTTGGGTTCAACCTCAATGTGGCAACACCCAAGGGGTTTGAGCCGAATTCCGAGATTAGCGCCCAGAGCCGGGAGTTTGCGGCAAAGAGCGGGGCAAGATTGAAGTTTACCTATGACCCGTGTGAGGCGGTGGCAAATGCCGATTTTATCTACACCGATGTCTGGGCTTCAATGGGTCAGGAGGATGAGGCGGAGCAGCGGCGCCAGATATTCAAGCCGTTTCAGGTCAATCGCACCCTGTTGACAAAGGCAAAGCCCACGACCAAGGTTTTGCACTGCCTGCCCGCACATCGGGGTGAAGAGATTACCGATGATGTGCTGGATGGACCGCAGGCGATTGTCTATGACCAGGCTGAAAATCGGCTGCACATTCAAAGGGCGATTCTTGCCCGTTTACTGAAAGATGGGTGA
- the hslU gene encoding ATP-dependent protease ATPase subunit HslU, with protein MVPVTPARMLTPAEIVAELDRYIVGQHKAKRAVAIALRNRWRRQQVPERLREEILPNNIILIGPTGVGKTEIARRLARLAQAPFVKVEASKFTEVGYVGRDVDSMIRDLMEIGVNMVRAEKTREVQSRAEALAEEKLLKLLLPDDEVRTPGARERLREKLRAGELDSRMVEIKSTTTTFPFADALAPLGGEEILIQLQDILGPTLPKQTKRRRLTVAEAKRVLIQEEAQKLIDMDEVVAEAKRRVEQSGIVFIDEIDKVVSTTPASSGPDVSREGVQRDLLPVVEGSSVLTKYGMVRTDHILFIAAGAFHKVKPSDMIPELQGRFPIRVELQPLTANDFKRILIEPENALIKQYTALLAAEGVKLTFTRAAIDAVAEIAFRVNSETENIGARRLHTVMTTLLEDILFELPNPKTRAVRIDAGYVQRRLKDIVASKDLSRYIL; from the coding sequence ATGGTGCCGGTAACACCGGCGCGGATGCTGACGCCCGCCGAGATTGTGGCGGAACTGGACCGGTATATCGTGGGTCAGCACAAGGCGAAGCGGGCGGTGGCGATTGCCCTGCGCAACCGCTGGCGCCGGCAACAGGTGCCGGAACGGCTGCGCGAGGAGATTCTGCCCAACAACATCATCCTGATTGGACCAACCGGCGTCGGCAAGACCGAGATTGCCCGACGTCTTGCCCGATTGGCGCAGGCACCGTTTGTCAAGGTTGAGGCGTCCAAGTTTACCGAGGTCGGCTATGTGGGCCGGGATGTGGATTCGATGATTCGGGATTTGATGGAGATTGGTGTCAATATGGTGCGGGCAGAAAAGACGCGCGAGGTGCAAAGTCGTGCCGAGGCGCTGGCGGAGGAGAAACTTTTGAAACTGCTTTTGCCCGATGATGAGGTGCGGACACCAGGCGCCCGGGAGCGGTTAAGAGAGAAGTTGCGCGCCGGCGAACTGGATAGCCGGATGGTGGAAATAAAGTCAACCACGACCACTTTTCCCTTTGCCGATGCGCTGGCACCGCTGGGCGGCGAGGAGATTTTGATTCAGTTGCAGGACATCCTGGGTCCGACACTGCCCAAGCAGACGAAGCGGCGCCGGCTGACCGTTGCCGAGGCGAAGCGGGTGCTGATTCAGGAGGAGGCGCAGAAGTTGATTGATATGGATGAGGTTGTTGCTGAGGCGAAGCGCCGGGTGGAGCAGAGCGGGATTGTGTTCATTGATGAGATTGACAAGGTGGTGAGCACGACGCCCGCCAGTTCCGGACCGGATGTGTCAAGGGAAGGGGTACAGCGCGACCTGCTGCCGGTGGTGGAAGGGTCAAGTGTTTTGACCAAGTACGGGATGGTGCGGACCGACCATATCCTGTTCATTGCTGCGGGCGCCTTTCACAAGGTCAAGCCGTCCGATATGATACCGGAACTCCAGGGCCGGTTTCCGATTCGGGTGGAGTTGCAGCCATTGACCGCAAACGACTTTAAGCGGATTCTGATTGAGCCGGAGAATGCGCTCATCAAGCAGTACACCGCCCTGCTTGCGGCAGAGGGGGTGAAGTTGACATTCACCCGGGCGGCAATTGATGCGGTTGCCGAGATTGCCTTTCGGGTGAACAGCGAAACCGAGAACATCGGTGCCCGGCGGTTGCATACGGTGATGACCACTTTGCTTGAGGACATCCTGTTTGAGTTGCCTAATCCTAAGACCCGGGCGGTGCGGATTGATGCCGGGTATGTGCAGCGCCGGCTCAAAGACATAGTTGCCAGCAAGGATTTGAGCCGCTATATTTTATAA
- a CDS encoding queuosine precursor transporter: MAENPQSRTPESTFTAVALVTAAYIGAQILSDIASLRIVFLFGFSVDAGTLIYPFTFTIRDLVHKTAGIRTARRVVVAAGAINLFMAALFYLVARLPPDPQVGPQLEFGTVLSPVWRIVIASIVAEVASELVDGEIYQLWVNRMGLRRQWLRVLVSNSFSVPLDSALFCSLAFIGRMPFAVVLSIFWANVILKGICTLLSLPTIYLVRERPLRA; this comes from the coding sequence ATGGCGGAAAACCCCCAATCCCGGACCCCGGAATCAACCTTCACCGCGGTCGCCCTTGTCACCGCCGCCTACATCGGTGCCCAGATTCTTTCTGACATCGCGAGCCTGCGCATCGTTTTCCTCTTCGGCTTCAGTGTTGACGCCGGCACTTTGATTTACCCCTTTACCTTTACCATCCGCGACCTTGTGCACAAGACCGCGGGCATCCGCACCGCGCGCCGCGTTGTTGTCGCCGCCGGCGCAATCAACCTGTTTATGGCGGCGCTCTTTTACCTTGTTGCCCGTTTGCCTCCGGACCCACAGGTCGGTCCGCAACTGGAGTTTGGCACCGTACTCTCGCCGGTCTGGCGCATCGTCATCGCCTCAATCGTCGCCGAGGTCGCCTCGGAACTGGTGGACGGTGAAATCTACCAGTTATGGGTCAACCGGATGGGTTTGCGCCGGCAGTGGCTCCGGGTCCTTGTCTCCAACTCATTCAGCGTGCCCTTAGATTCGGCGCTCTTCTGTTCACTTGCCTTCATCGGCCGGATGCCCTTCGCCGTCGTGTTAAGTATCTTCTGGGCAAATGTCATCCTCAAAGGCATCTGCACCCTGCTCTCTTTGCCCACAATCTACCTTGTCCGGGAACGCCCGTTGCGCGCCTGA
- the aspS gene encoding aspartate--tRNA(Asn) ligase, protein MERTLAKELPQHIGERVRLLGWAHHIRPVGKITFLLLRDRTGICQAVTTDPAKFHLDELKRESIVEIIGTVKPEPQARQGCELELEELKVLIEPVAPLPFEVNRSKKKLNLKLDMILDHRAFALRNPEFGAVFKVQAEIVRTFAEFLRQEGFLEVHTSKIVAAGTEGGTALFPIQYFEQKAYLAQSPQFYKQMLVGAGYERVFEIGFVYRAEDHATSRHINEYLSLDYEMGFIQSYRDVTRLENRLLKQLVANLAKNCAEEIQLLGAQLPEVGEIPEIHFRDALELLHKDYGRDTTGMLDLDPEGERQLCDYAQKTYNSEFLFVTHYPRKTRPFYTMWDPNDPEYTFGFDLLFRGLEVTTGSQRIHDYHQLVENIRYFGLNPENFAFYLEIFQYAVPPHGGLAIGAERLTQQFLGLNNIREASFFPRDRFRLTP, encoded by the coding sequence ATGGAACGAACTCTTGCAAAGGAACTGCCGCAACATATTGGCGAGCGCGTCCGGCTTTTGGGCTGGGCACACCACATTCGGCCCGTTGGTAAAATCACCTTCCTTCTTTTGCGCGACCGAACCGGCATCTGTCAGGCGGTAACCACCGACCCGGCAAAGTTTCACCTGGACGAACTCAAGCGCGAATCCATCGTTGAAATCATCGGCACGGTCAAGCCCGAACCGCAAGCCCGTCAGGGTTGCGAACTGGAACTGGAAGAACTGAAGGTGTTAATCGAACCGGTTGCGCCCCTGCCCTTTGAGGTCAACCGCTCCAAAAAGAAGTTAAACCTCAAACTGGATATGATTTTAGACCACCGCGCCTTTGCCCTGCGCAACCCGGAGTTTGGTGCTGTGTTCAAGGTCCAGGCCGAAATCGTCCGCACCTTTGCCGAATTCCTCCGGCAGGAAGGCTTTCTTGAAGTCCACACCTCAAAGATTGTCGCTGCCGGCACCGAAGGTGGCACCGCCCTGTTTCCAATTCAATACTTTGAGCAGAAGGCGTATCTTGCCCAGAGCCCGCAGTTCTACAAACAGATGCTCGTTGGCGCCGGCTACGAGCGGGTGTTTGAGATTGGCTTTGTCTATCGTGCTGAGGACCACGCCACCTCCCGGCACATCAACGAATACCTGTCCCTTGACTACGAGATGGGCTTTATCCAGTCCTACCGTGATGTCACCCGGCTTGAAAACCGGCTCCTCAAACAACTGGTGGCAAACCTTGCAAAAAACTGCGCCGAGGAAATTCAACTCCTCGGTGCCCAGTTGCCCGAAGTGGGCGAAATCCCGGAAATCCACTTCCGGGACGCGCTCGAGCTCCTGCATAAAGACTACGGCAGAGATACCACCGGTATGCTTGACCTTGACCCGGAAGGCGAGCGGCAACTTTGCGACTATGCCCAGAAAACCTACAACTCCGAATTCCTGTTTGTCACCCATTACCCGCGTAAGACCCGGCCCTTTTATACAATGTGGGACCCGAACGACCCGGAATACACCTTTGGCTTTGACCTGCTCTTTCGCGGACTGGAAGTCACCACCGGCAGTCAGCGTATCCACGACTACCACCAGTTAGTGGAAAACATCCGTTACTTTGGACTGAACCCGGAAAACTTCGCCTTCTACCTTGAGATATTCCAGTATGCGGTGCCGCCTCATGGGGGCTTGGCGATTGGTGCAGAACGGTTGACCCAGCAGTTCTTAGGACTAAACAACATCCGGGAAGCCAGTTTCTTTCCCCGTGACCGTTTCCGCTTAACACCGTAA
- the gyrB gene encoding DNA topoisomerase (ATP-hydrolyzing) subunit B: MAEAYNAAQIHVLKGLEAVRHRPAMYIGDVGVRGLHHLVFEVVDNAIDEALAGYCDEVVVTIHSDNEVSVEDNGRGIPVDIHPTEKKSALEVVLTVLHSGAKFEHKVYQISGGLHGVGVSVVNALSTRLVAEVARDGKVYRMEFARGEPKSELKVIGKSKKTGTKITFQPDEKIFKKVVFSYDILATRLRELAYLNKNLKIKLIDERQEKEEVFHFPGGLADFVGYIDAGRNRLHKPIVIEEQRNGIAVEVAFQYNDGYIESIFSFANTINTHEGGTHLSGFKAALTRAINEYARKSGQLKEGIELVGEDTREGLTAVVSIKIPDPQFEGQTKTRLGNSEAKSVVETVVYERVSAFFEENPRVANRVLEKVIAAAKARLAARKARELARRRSLLESDTLPGKLADCASEDPAESELYIVEGDSAGGSAKQGRDRRFQAILPLRGKILNVEKAGLNKILANQEIRAIISAIGAGVGEDDFDPAKARYHKIVIMTDADVDGSHIRILLLTFFYRFMQPLIEAGYLYIAQPPLYRVRQGKKEVYLYSDEELEEFTRKNKGDGLEVVRYKGLGEMNPEQLWETTMNPEKRTLKRVTMEDATEADAVFRMLMGEDVEPRREFIERNARNVENLDV; encoded by the coding sequence ATGGCAGAGGCATACAATGCAGCACAAATCCATGTTTTAAAAGGGCTCGAGGCGGTTCGGCACCGCCCGGCGATGTACATCGGTGATGTCGGCGTGCGCGGGTTGCACCATCTCGTTTTTGAGGTGGTGGATAATGCGATTGATGAGGCGCTTGCCGGTTACTGCGATGAGGTGGTGGTGACGATTCATTCGGACAATGAGGTTTCGGTTGAGGACAATGGCCGGGGAATTCCGGTTGATATCCATCCGACCGAGAAGAAGTCGGCGCTTGAGGTGGTGTTGACCGTGCTCCATTCCGGGGCGAAGTTTGAGCACAAGGTTTACCAGATTTCGGGCGGGCTGCATGGTGTCGGGGTTTCGGTGGTGAACGCCCTTTCCACGCGGCTGGTGGCAGAGGTGGCGCGCGATGGCAAAGTTTACCGGATGGAGTTTGCCCGGGGTGAGCCGAAGAGTGAACTGAAGGTTATCGGTAAGTCGAAGAAGACCGGCACGAAAATCACCTTCCAGCCTGATGAGAAGATTTTTAAGAAGGTGGTGTTCAGTTACGACATCCTTGCCACCCGGCTGCGCGAACTCGCCTATCTGAATAAGAATTTGAAGATTAAACTGATTGATGAACGCCAGGAGAAGGAGGAGGTTTTCCACTTTCCAGGCGGGCTGGCAGATTTTGTTGGTTATATCGATGCCGGGCGTAACCGTCTGCACAAACCAATCGTGATTGAGGAGCAGCGCAACGGGATTGCGGTGGAGGTGGCGTTTCAGTACAACGACGGTTATATTGAGAGCATCTTCTCCTTTGCCAACACCATCAACACCCATGAAGGCGGCACCCACCTTTCCGGATTCAAGGCGGCGCTGACCCGTGCGATCAACGAGTATGCGCGCAAGAGCGGCCAGTTAAAGGAGGGTATTGAACTGGTGGGCGAAGACACGCGCGAGGGTTTGACCGCGGTTGTTTCCATCAAGATTCCGGACCCGCAGTTTGAAGGTCAGACCAAGACCCGGCTCGGTAACAGCGAGGCGAAGAGCGTGGTTGAGACCGTGGTTTACGAGCGGGTTTCGGCTTTCTTTGAGGAGAACCCGCGGGTGGCAAATCGGGTGCTGGAGAAGGTGATTGCCGCGGCAAAGGCGCGGCTGGCGGCGCGCAAGGCGCGGGAACTGGCGCGGCGCCGTTCCCTTTTAGAGTCCGACACCTTACCGGGCAAACTGGCGGATTGCGCTTCTGAAGACCCGGCCGAGAGTGAACTTTACATCGTTGAGGGTGATTCCGCGGGCGGTTCGGCAAAACAGGGTCGGGACCGGCGGTTTCAGGCAATTTTGCCGTTGCGCGGCAAGATTCTCAATGTTGAGAAAGCCGGTTTGAATAAGATTCTTGCCAATCAGGAGATTCGGGCGATAATTTCAGCGATTGGTGCCGGAGTGGGTGAAGACGACTTTGACCCGGCAAAGGCACGCTATCACAAGATTGTGATTATGACCGATGCCGATGTTGATGGTTCGCACATCCGGATTCTTCTTTTGACATTCTTCTACCGGTTTATGCAGCCGTTGATTGAGGCGGGTTATCTTTACATTGCGCAGCCGCCGTTGTATCGGGTGCGCCAGGGCAAGAAGGAGGTTTACCTCTATTCGGATGAGGAACTGGAGGAGTTCACCCGCAAGAACAAGGGGGATGGGCTGGAGGTGGTGCGCTACAAGGGTCTGGGTGAGATGAATCCGGAGCAGTTGTGGGAGACAACGATGAATCCGGAGAAGCGGACCCTGAAGCGGGTGACGATGGAGGATGCGACCGAAGCGGATGCGGTTTTCCGAATGCTGATGGGCGAGGATGTGGAGCCGCGGCGCGAGTTTATTGAGCGCAACGCCCGGAATGTCGAAAACCTTGATGTTTAA
- a CDS encoding DUF721 domain-containing protein codes for MRRKKLRRFQTVHETLPRVLRQLGMEEKIVVYRAVSDWKLVVGEAIARHTVALGVEDKTLLVAVDSPAWMTQLTFLKDQLLEKITQHIGSRQLTDIRFFLKRSADTA; via the coding sequence ATGCGCCGCAAGAAACTGCGCCGGTTTCAAACGGTCCACGAGACTTTGCCCCGGGTTTTGCGCCAGTTGGGGATGGAGGAAAAGATTGTGGTCTATCGTGCGGTTAGCGACTGGAAGTTGGTGGTGGGCGAGGCGATAGCGCGGCATACGGTGGCGCTCGGCGTTGAGGATAAGACGCTGTTAGTGGCGGTTGATTCACCAGCATGGATGACCCAGTTGACCTTTCTTAAAGACCAGTTGCTCGAAAAGATTACCCAGCATATCGGTTCGCGCCAGTTAACCGACATCAGATTTTTTCTGAAACGGAGCGCGGACACCGCTTGA
- a CDS encoding DUF58 domain-containing protein, producing MCPSGLQPHRLLNCNVLTRKSTDTTRLALKPELVAKLKGIDLKARLVVEGFLAGLHRSPYKGFSVEFTEHRPYMPGDELKRIDWRVYGRTDRFFIREFEEETNLRAYLLLDASGSMHYPPGTITKLDYSRWLAASLAYLLTRQKDSVGLVIFTDRINRYIPPRATGAHLRIIFRELENTKPGGDTSLGNTLHQLAERLKRRGLVIIISDLWDNQTEVLAGLRHFRARKHELLLFHIFHPDEANLNFPTPLLLRDLETGAELTVDPRLLKTRYQESFRQRSAEFKKGCNEARIDYQPLSLATPFDQALLKYLERRRRLS from the coding sequence ATGTGCCCCTCTGGACTTCAACCCCACCGCTTGTTAAACTGTAATGTGCTCACGCGCAAGTCAACCGATACAACCAGACTGGCGCTCAAACCGGAACTGGTGGCGAAACTCAAAGGCATTGACTTAAAGGCGCGGCTTGTGGTTGAAGGGTTTCTCGCCGGGTTGCACCGCTCGCCTTACAAGGGCTTCTCGGTTGAATTTACCGAACACCGTCCCTATATGCCGGGCGATGAACTGAAACGCATCGACTGGCGCGTCTATGGTAGAACCGACCGCTTTTTTATCCGCGAGTTTGAAGAGGAGACCAACCTCCGCGCCTACCTCCTCCTTGACGCCTCAGGCTCAATGCACTACCCACCGGGTACCATTACCAAACTGGACTACAGCCGCTGGCTTGCTGCCAGCCTTGCCTATCTTCTTACCCGGCAGAAAGACTCGGTTGGCTTGGTCATCTTCACCGACCGCATCAACCGCTACATTCCGCCCCGCGCCACCGGTGCCCACCTCCGCATCATCTTCCGGGAACTGGAAAACACAAAACCGGGCGGTGACACCAGCCTCGGCAACACCCTGCACCAGCTTGCGGAACGGCTCAAGCGCCGCGGGCTTGTCATCATCATCTCCGACCTCTGGGACAACCAAACCGAGGTGCTTGCCGGTCTGCGCCACTTCCGGGCACGCAAACACGAACTCCTCCTGTTCCACATCTTCCACCCCGATGAAGCGAACCTGAACTTTCCCACCCCGCTCCTTTTGCGCGATTTGGAAACCGGCGCCGAACTGACCGTTGACCCCCGCCTTCTCAAAACGCGCTATCAGGAAAGTTTTCGCCAGCGCAGCGCCGAGTTCAAAAAGGGTTGCAACGAAGCCCGTATCGACTATCAACCCCTGTCCCTTGCCACACCCTTTGACCAGGC